The Enteractinococcus fodinae genome has a segment encoding these proteins:
- a CDS encoding type 2 periplasmic-binding domain-containing protein, with product MTNQRTLRTAKIVGIMATAGLFLSACGGGGNNAEADSESAGFEFGAPQEEVNEIIADLEPVTLNYQAAAASPNSIMAPFAENYADYIEERSNGQIEIEIIWGQAIAGYDEVDDALADGRLDLAYALPIYNPSDYPSFDAAATALGGLPISPVAGEAIYNAVSTDIGWQSESLLEEYAAQGVTPLTPIIASGGYYSVCADEGVSADDWNGRQIRVASTAHHGVADALGASPVSMEYVEVYEALQRGTVDCSFAQLIPSAEAGLFEVAPNIGYSSDDYSMSSRAVGAELAGSSFDDLPLAYQQIIFDASQASYTGVVELTANGNAESVRQSKEADGNIEQFDEETEEIIGETHQQQLAEVIENGQLGDDIAERVQASAEKWSSVAEETGIVDQGDFEDLDEWWNADDYDFDAMAQRVYEDTALAHRPE from the coding sequence ATGACAAATCAGAGGACACTCAGAACGGCCAAAATCGTCGGTATCATGGCCACCGCCGGACTGTTCCTATCAGCGTGCGGCGGAGGCGGGAACAACGCTGAAGCTGATTCCGAATCAGCGGGCTTCGAATTTGGAGCGCCACAAGAGGAAGTCAATGAAATAATCGCCGACCTGGAACCGGTGACCTTGAACTACCAGGCGGCCGCCGCATCACCAAACTCCATCATGGCCCCGTTTGCCGAGAACTACGCAGATTACATTGAAGAACGCTCGAACGGACAAATTGAAATCGAGATCATCTGGGGACAGGCAATCGCCGGTTATGACGAGGTTGATGACGCATTAGCGGACGGCCGCCTCGATCTGGCCTACGCGCTACCCATCTACAACCCGAGCGACTACCCTTCCTTCGATGCTGCAGCAACCGCCCTGGGCGGTCTACCAATCTCCCCTGTAGCAGGCGAGGCAATCTACAACGCCGTATCAACCGACATCGGCTGGCAGTCTGAATCACTACTCGAGGAGTATGCAGCGCAGGGCGTCACACCACTGACCCCCATCATTGCCTCGGGCGGTTATTACTCCGTTTGCGCTGATGAAGGTGTGTCTGCTGATGACTGGAATGGCCGTCAGATCAGAGTGGCGAGCACTGCTCATCACGGAGTCGCTGATGCTCTTGGGGCATCCCCTGTCTCCATGGAATATGTCGAAGTGTATGAGGCTCTGCAACGCGGTACTGTCGACTGCAGCTTCGCTCAGCTCATTCCTTCAGCTGAAGCAGGGCTCTTCGAAGTCGCGCCTAATATTGGCTACAGCTCTGACGATTACAGCATGTCTTCACGTGCGGTTGGCGCAGAACTGGCTGGCTCGAGCTTCGATGACCTCCCCTTGGCCTACCAGCAGATTATCTTTGATGCCTCTCAAGCCTCATACACGGGCGTAGTTGAACTCACCGCAAACGGTAATGCCGAGTCCGTGCGCCAATCGAAAGAAGCCGACGGCAATATCGAACAGTTCGACGAAGAGACTGAAGAAATCATCGGCGAAACTCACCAGCAGCAACTTGCTGAAGTCATCGAAAACGGACAACTAGGTGATGATATCGCCGAGCGAGTCCAAGCCTCCGCCGAGAAATGGAGCTCCGTCGCCGAGGAGACCGGCATCGTCGATCAAGGGGACTTCGAAGACCTCGATGAATGGTGGAACGCAGACGACTACGACTTTGACGCTATGGCCCAGCGTGTCTACGAAGACACCGCGCTCGCCCACCGCCCGGAGTAA
- a CDS encoding type 2 periplasmic-binding domain-containing protein produces MTKHRTTGTVKTLSMIAAAGLLLTACAGEAGNAANDAEETGFEYGAPQEEVNEVIADLEPVELTYQASAASPNSLMAAAAESYRDYIEERSNGQITLDVIWGQAIADYPEVDDALADGRLDLAYALPIYNPNDYPSFDAVATALAGLPVSPVAGEAIYNAVSMDIGWQNESLLAEYEAQGVTPLTPIVSSGGYYSVCADEGVSAEDWNGRQIRVASTSHHGVAEAIGASPVSMEYVEVYEALQRGTVDCSFAQLIPSAEAGLLEVAPHVGYSSDDHSMSSRAVGAELAGASFNDLPLAYRQIIFDASQARFAAGVPLVASGNAEAVRQVKEANGTIEQFDSETEETIGETNQQQLEAVIESGILGEDIGERVQEAADKWTSAAEEIGIEDQGSLEDLDEWWNADDYDFEALGQRVFEDSALAHRPE; encoded by the coding sequence ATGACGAAACACAGAACGACTGGAACGGTCAAAACCCTCAGTATGATCGCAGCTGCCGGACTGCTCCTAACAGCATGCGCCGGTGAGGCAGGCAATGCTGCAAACGATGCGGAAGAGACAGGCTTCGAATACGGCGCACCGCAAGAAGAAGTCAATGAGGTGATTGCTGACTTGGAGCCCGTCGAGTTGACCTACCAAGCTTCGGCAGCTTCACCAAACTCTCTCATGGCAGCAGCCGCGGAGTCTTATCGCGACTACATCGAGGAACGCTCGAACGGCCAGATCACCCTCGACGTTATCTGGGGTCAGGCTATCGCCGATTACCCAGAGGTTGACGATGCCTTGGCCGATGGTCGCCTTGATCTGGCCTACGCGCTTCCGATTTATAACCCCAATGACTACCCATCCTTTGATGCCGTAGCGACCGCACTGGCAGGACTCCCCGTCAGCCCGGTCGCGGGTGAAGCCATCTATAACGCGGTCTCGATGGACATCGGTTGGCAGAACGAGTCGTTACTTGCAGAATATGAGGCGCAAGGCGTTACTCCCCTAACACCTATCGTCAGCTCTGGCGGCTACTACTCAGTCTGCGCCGATGAAGGCGTTTCTGCTGAAGACTGGAACGGCCGTCAGATCCGGGTGGCAAGCACCTCCCATCACGGTGTAGCCGAAGCGATCGGAGCTTCACCAGTGTCTATGGAGTACGTCGAAGTATACGAAGCATTGCAGCGCGGCACGGTCGATTGCAGTTTCGCCCAGCTGATTCCTTCAGCCGAAGCGGGACTTCTCGAAGTCGCTCCCCACGTGGGCTACAGCTCCGATGACCACAGCATGTCTTCGCGCGCTGTAGGCGCCGAGCTGGCTGGCGCAAGCTTCAATGATCTTCCTCTGGCGTATCGGCAGATCATTTTCGATGCTTCCCAGGCTAGATTTGCCGCCGGCGTTCCGCTTGTCGCAAGTGGGAATGCTGAAGCAGTACGCCAGGTCAAAGAGGCCAACGGCACGATCGAACAGTTCGACAGTGAGACCGAAGAAACCATCGGCGAAACGAATCAACAGCAGCTCGAGGCGGTCATTGAAAGCGGCATCCTCGGCGAGGACATCGGCGAACGCGTACAAGAGGCCGCTGACAAGTGGACCTCCGCCGCGGAGGAAATCGGCATTGAAGATCAAGGTTCCCTCGAAGACCTCGACGAATGGTGGAACGCCGACGACTACGACTTTGAAGCGCTTGGTCAACGCGTTTTTGAAGACAGTGCACTTGCCCACCGTCCAGAATAA